Proteins encoded within one genomic window of Papio anubis isolate 15944 chromosome X, Panubis1.0, whole genome shotgun sequence:
- the AMELX gene encoding amelogenin, X isoform isoform X2 encodes MGTWILFACLLGAAFAMPLPPHPGHPGYINFSYEVLTPLKWYQSIRPPYPSYGYEPMGGWLHHQIIPVLSQQHPPTHTLQPHHHIPVVPAQQPVLPQQPMMPVPGQHSMTPTQHHQPNLPPPAQQPYQPQPVQPQPHQPMQPQPPVHPMQPLPPQPPLPPMFPMQPLPPMLPDLTLEAWPSTDKTKREEVD; translated from the exons ATGGGGACCTGGATTTTATTTGCCTGCCTCCTGGGAGCAGCTTTTGCCATGCCT CTACCACCTCATCCTGGGCACCCTGGTTATATCAACTTCAGCTATGAg GTGCTTACCCCTTTGAAGTGGTACCAGAGCATAAGGCCACCG TACCCTTCCTATGGTTACGAGCCCATGGGTGGATGGCTGCACCACCAAATCATCCCCGTGCTGTCCCAACAGCACCCCCCGACTCACACCCTGCAGCCTCATCACCACATCCCAGTGGTGCCAGCTCAGCAGCCCGTGCTCCCCCAGCAACCAATGATGCCCGTTCCTGGCCAACACTCCATGACTCCAACCCAACACCACCAGCCAAACCTCCCTCCGCCCGCCCAGCAGCCCTACCAGCCCCAGCCTGTTcagccacagcctcaccagcCCATGCAGCCCCAGCCACCTGTGCACCCCATGCAGCCCCTGCCGCCACAGCCACCTCTGCCTCCGATGTTCCCcatgcagcccctgcctcccatgCTTCCTGATCTGACTCTGGAAGCTTGGCCATCAACGGACAAGACCAAGCGGGAGGAAGTG gATTAA
- the AMELX gene encoding amelogenin, X isoform isoform X1, translating to MGTWILFACLLGAAFAMPLPPHPGHPGYINFSYEVLTPLKWYQSIRPPYPSYGYEPMGGWLHHQIIPVLSQQHPPTHTLQPHHHIPVVPAQQPVLPQQPMMPVPGQHSMTPTQHHQPNLPPPAQQPYQPQPVQPQPHQPMQPQPPVHPMQPLPPQPPLPPMFPMQPLPPMLPDLTLEAWPSTDKTKREEVVSIF from the exons ATGGGGACCTGGATTTTATTTGCCTGCCTCCTGGGAGCAGCTTTTGCCATGCCT CTACCACCTCATCCTGGGCACCCTGGTTATATCAACTTCAGCTATGAg GTGCTTACCCCTTTGAAGTGGTACCAGAGCATAAGGCCACCG TACCCTTCCTATGGTTACGAGCCCATGGGTGGATGGCTGCACCACCAAATCATCCCCGTGCTGTCCCAACAGCACCCCCCGACTCACACCCTGCAGCCTCATCACCACATCCCAGTGGTGCCAGCTCAGCAGCCCGTGCTCCCCCAGCAACCAATGATGCCCGTTCCTGGCCAACACTCCATGACTCCAACCCAACACCACCAGCCAAACCTCCCTCCGCCCGCCCAGCAGCCCTACCAGCCCCAGCCTGTTcagccacagcctcaccagcCCATGCAGCCCCAGCCACCTGTGCACCCCATGCAGCCCCTGCCGCCACAGCCACCTCTGCCTCCGATGTTCCCcatgcagcccctgcctcccatgCTTCCTGATCTGACTCTGGAAGCTTGGCCATCAACGGACAAGACCAAGCGGGAGGAAGTGGTGAGTATATTTTGA